In Ignavibacteriales bacterium, the following proteins share a genomic window:
- a CDS encoding molybdopterin-dependent oxidoreductase has product MSNYDSIQHVQGISQFVDDIALPEGALSAAILTSPIAHGRIIKMDLSEAKKIQGVKGIFTSKDITDENQIGGIILDEELLAEDKVDFIGQPIAIVVAEDQLIAREAVKKINLEIEKLPAIFDPREAFLKGELIIPPRTFSMGDVEGAWQKCDVIVEDRVDSGGQEHLYLETQGALAYTVEGGGVKIISSTQAPTAVQKISARVLGLPMHKIEVEVARLGGGFGGKEDQATGYAVMTALAAHKLKKPIKLILSRQEDIRITGKRHPYTSDFKIGLSADGKILAYKVIFYQNAGAVADLSPAILERTLCHSTNSYFIPNVEATGISCRTNLPPNTAFRGFGGPQAMFVLESAIYRAAEKMGIDPSVIQEKNLLSEGDEFPFGQKVKNSNAKKCLAKATEKFNYEAIRKRVIDFNDSNKLYKKGVALMPVCFGISFTSTFLNQASALVHVYTDGSISVSTAAIEMGQGVNEKIRAIAATKFSVNIERVKINATNTTRNANTSPTAASSGADMNGKATEMACENILDRLFQVAREDLKLNDSVICKLVDEKIYADGKETNLTWEKLIQSAYIKRVSLSSHAHYATPSIYFDKTINKGKPFAYHVFGTAIIEATLDCLRGNYEINSVKVVHDVGKSINKVVDRGQVEGAIVQGLGWITMEELLYNPDGKLLTDSLSTYKVPDIFCAPKEIEVYFLEDTTNPFAVFNSKAIGEPPFMYGIGAYFAVTNAMKAFRKEKYFKFVSPLTNERVLLALHS; this is encoded by the coding sequence ATGAGTAACTATGATTCAATTCAGCATGTACAAGGCATTTCTCAATTTGTTGATGATATAGCTTTACCCGAAGGTGCTCTTTCTGCTGCAATCTTAACATCACCAATTGCACATGGTAGAATTATAAAGATGGATTTAAGCGAAGCAAAGAAAATCCAGGGAGTAAAAGGAATTTTTACTTCGAAAGATATTACCGACGAAAATCAAATTGGTGGAATTATTTTAGATGAAGAATTACTGGCGGAAGATAAAGTTGATTTCATCGGTCAACCGATTGCAATTGTGGTTGCAGAAGATCAATTAATTGCCAGGGAAGCTGTAAAAAAAATAAATTTGGAAATTGAAAAACTTCCTGCCATCTTTGATCCACGCGAAGCATTTCTAAAAGGTGAGCTGATAATTCCACCACGAACCTTTTCTATGGGCGATGTTGAAGGCGCTTGGCAAAAGTGTGATGTAATTGTTGAAGACAGAGTTGATTCCGGTGGACAGGAACACCTCTACTTAGAAACGCAAGGCGCATTAGCTTATACAGTGGAAGGTGGTGGGGTTAAAATTATTTCTTCAACACAAGCACCAACAGCAGTGCAAAAAATTTCCGCACGTGTTCTTGGTTTACCAATGCATAAAATTGAAGTAGAGGTTGCCCGGCTCGGCGGTGGTTTTGGCGGTAAGGAAGATCAAGCTACGGGTTATGCTGTAATGACTGCCTTGGCAGCACATAAGTTGAAAAAACCCATCAAATTAATTTTATCGCGCCAGGAAGACATAAGGATTACCGGGAAGCGCCATCCATACACCTCTGATTTTAAAATTGGTTTATCAGCCGATGGAAAAATTCTTGCTTACAAAGTAATCTTCTACCAAAACGCTGGGGCAGTTGCAGATCTTTCTCCGGCAATACTTGAAAGAACTCTTTGCCATTCTACCAACAGTTATTTTATTCCCAATGTTGAAGCAACAGGAATAAGCTGCCGAACAAATCTTCCACCAAATACAGCATTCAGAGGATTCGGCGGACCGCAAGCAATGTTTGTTCTGGAGTCAGCTATCTACCGTGCAGCAGAAAAAATGGGAATCGATCCTTCAGTAATCCAGGAAAAAAATCTTTTAAGTGAAGGAGATGAATTTCCATTTGGACAAAAAGTTAAGAACAGCAACGCGAAAAAATGTTTGGCTAAAGCAACAGAAAAATTTAATTACGAAGCAATCAGGAAACGGGTAATTGATTTTAACGATTCAAATAAACTTTATAAAAAAGGTGTTGCTTTGATGCCGGTTTGTTTTGGCATTTCCTTTACAAGTACATTTCTAAATCAGGCAAGTGCACTTGTACATGTTTACACCGATGGAAGCATTTCTGTAAGTACGGCAGCAATTGAGATGGGGCAGGGAGTAAATGAAAAGATAAGAGCTATTGCAGCCACAAAATTTTCAGTAAACATAGAACGCGTTAAAATTAACGCTACAAACACAACACGGAATGCAAATACTTCTCCAACTGCTGCAAGCAGTGGTGCGGATATGAACGGCAAAGCAACTGAGATGGCATGCGAAAATATTCTGGATCGTTTATTTCAGGTTGCAAGAGAAGATTTGAAATTGAATGATTCGGTTATTTGTAAATTAGTTGATGAAAAAATTTATGCGGATGGAAAAGAAACTAATCTGACCTGGGAGAAGCTAATTCAATCTGCGTACATTAAAAGAGTAAGTCTTTCTTCCCACGCACATTATGCAACACCGTCAATTTATTTTGATAAAACAATCAACAAAGGAAAACCATTTGCCTATCACGTTTTTGGAACCGCAATAATTGAAGCCACCCTTGATTGCTTACGCGGTAACTATGAAATCAATTCTGTTAAAGTAGTTCACGATGTTGGTAAAAGTATAAATAAGGTTGTGGATAGAGGGCAAGTTGAAGGAGCAATTGTTCAAGGCTTAGGCTGGATTACAATGGAAGAGTTGTTGTACAACCCAGATGGAAAACTTTTAACTGACTCGCTTTCCACTTATAAAGTACCGGATATTTTCTGTGCACCAAAGGAAATTGAGGTTTACTTTCTTGAGGATACGACAAATCCTTTTGCAGTATTCAACTCCAAAGCAATCGGTGAACCGCCATTTATGTACGGTATTGGAGCATACTTTGCAGTTACAAATGCAATGAAAGCATTCCGCAAAGAAAAATATTTTAAGTTTGTTTCTCCTTTAACAAACGAAAGAGTTTTATTGGCTTTACATTCTTAA
- a CDS encoding NTP transferase domain-containing protein, with protein sequence MVDGRKKKIICGVLIAAGFSGRMNEFKPLMMYNGSSFVVEIIRKMQTVCDRIVLVTGYQNEKVQFEIEKYFSEDSSIVFAFNPDYEKGMFTSLQRGLKEAVDADWVLYHFVDQPGLTEVFYKEFIMQIEKESNWIQPVFAGRKGHPILLASSIFLFITNASQEDSLKNISLIPGVKKKFWNCNHSQVLQDIDTPEDYKREIENEHI encoded by the coding sequence ATGGTTGATGGAAGAAAAAAAAAAATCATTTGTGGTGTATTGATTGCTGCTGGATTTTCCGGAAGGATGAATGAATTCAAACCACTGATGATGTATAACGGAAGTTCATTTGTTGTTGAAATAATCCGTAAGATGCAAACTGTTTGTGATAGAATAGTTTTAGTTACCGGATACCAGAACGAAAAAGTACAATTTGAAATTGAAAAATATTTTTCAGAAGATTCATCAATTGTTTTTGCTTTCAATCCTGACTATGAAAAAGGAATGTTCACTTCTCTCCAGCGTGGATTGAAAGAAGCAGTTGATGCGGATTGGGTGCTTTATCATTTTGTAGATCAACCCGGTTTGACGGAAGTTTTTTATAAAGAATTTATCATGCAGATTGAAAAGGAATCAAACTGGATTCAACCAGTATTTGCCGGTAGAAAAGGGCATCCTATTCTTTTAGCCAGCAGCATTTTTTTATTTATTACAAATGCTTCGCAGGAAGATAGTTTGAAAAACATTTCTTTAATTCCTGGAGTAAAAAAGAAATTCTGGAATTGCAATCATTCGCAGGTTCTGCAGGATATTGATACACCGGAAGATTATAAAAGGGAAATTGAAAATGAACATATATGA
- a CDS encoding threonine synthase, which yields MEHYLYKCYNCYKEYSSIWIEENFIYLCPSCGKAEKNQPLKGVLKIEYDYDGLKKKLNREKFLKLPAGQFWLYPDLWPVDFQSQTLNKNFLDRIRLTNDPFFELTYNGKSFSVFDDTRNPTLSFKDRASSLVAAKALQIGVKEIAAASTGNAGSSLAGICARLGLKSHIFVPENIPAGKRIQIQSFGANIYLVKGDYDQAFDLCLEIAAAKKWYNRNTAYNPLTIEGKKSAAYDIFISTQGNIPDIIFVPVGDGVIISGIYKGFRELFQLGWIEKIPKLIAVQSSVSNALVRYLKEKKFNYIPANTIADSISAGVPRNLFMAADAVEQSEGEGIEVTDEEILSAQKFVAQNYGMLIEPASAASFAGYKKYLLIKEETGKEKIMLMFTGNGLKDLNALNSWNEAPNILTAEEWKIKLNV from the coding sequence ATGCTATAACTGCTACAAGGAATATTCTTCTATCTGGATTGAAGAAAATTTTATCTACCTCTGCCCATCCTGTGGTAAAGCAGAGAAGAACCAACCACTTAAAGGTGTTCTTAAAATTGAATATGATTATGATGGTCTAAAGAAAAAGTTGAACCGGGAAAAATTTCTTAAACTACCCGCCGGACAGTTTTGGCTTTATCCGGATTTGTGGCCAGTTGATTTTCAGAGTCAAACATTGAATAAAAACTTTCTTGATAGAATCCGATTGACAAATGACCCCTTCTTTGAATTGACTTATAATGGAAAATCTTTTTCTGTTTTTGATGATACCCGTAATCCAACACTTTCATTCAAAGATAGAGCTTCATCTTTAGTTGCCGCTAAGGCACTTCAAATTGGTGTAAAGGAAATTGCCGCTGCTTCAACTGGTAATGCCGGTTCTTCACTTGCCGGCATTTGTGCACGACTCGGATTGAAATCTCATATCTTCGTTCCTGAAAATATTCCAGCAGGAAAAAGAATCCAGATACAATCATTTGGGGCAAATATTTATTTGGTTAAAGGAGATTACGATCAGGCTTTCGATCTTTGTCTGGAAATTGCCGCTGCAAAGAAATGGTATAACCGGAACACCGCCTATAATCCATTAACCATCGAAGGGAAAAAATCCGCAGCGTATGATATTTTTATTTCAACACAAGGAAATATTCCCGACATTATTTTTGTTCCTGTTGGAGATGGAGTAATAATCTCCGGTATATACAAAGGATTCCGGGAATTGTTTCAGCTTGGTTGGATTGAAAAAATTCCAAAGCTAATTGCGGTTCAATCTTCCGTGAGTAATGCTTTGGTTCGATACCTGAAAGAAAAAAAATTTAATTACATTCCGGCAAACACTATTGCAGATAGTATTTCTGCCGGCGTTCCAAGGAATCTTTTTATGGCGGCAGATGCGGTTGAACAAAGTGAAGGTGAGGGAATTGAAGTTACTGATGAAGAAATATTATCTGCGCAAAAGTTTGTTGCACAAAATTACGGAATGCTGATTGAGCCAGCGAGTGCAGCAAGTTTTGCTGGTTACAAGAAATATCTTTTGATCAAAGAAGAAACCGGTAAGGAAAAAATAATGTTAATGTTTACAGGAAATGGCTTAAAGGATTTGAATGCGCTAAATTCCTGGAATGAAGCACCAAATATTCTTACAGCAGAAGAATGGAAAATTAAATTAAATGTTTGA
- a CDS encoding XdhC/CoxI family protein, translated as MNIYEKILELEKINSAFVVATVVNVNGSVPGKIGFKMIVEANGNPIGTVGGGAIEFEAIKEAVNRLSSGECGVKEYLLSDKQTVTTDETEIVPMKCSGKVSIYYEVHGQLPAIYIFGGGHVGQALLYFLSPLNYYSVLIDNRQEIIEKKNIIASKIILEDYVAFANSFQPRKNDFVVILTQGHKFDFEIVKSMYKGKLDVAYIGVIASMNKANELIENLKQDLGEDVDLSRLHSPIGLKIGGNTAAEIALSIVSEIQSVRNSAM; from the coding sequence ATGAACATATATGAAAAAATTCTGGAACTGGAAAAAATAAACTCAGCTTTTGTTGTTGCGACGGTTGTAAATGTAAATGGCTCAGTTCCAGGAAAAATTGGATTTAAGATGATTGTTGAAGCGAATGGAAACCCAATCGGCACAGTAGGCGGCGGAGCCATTGAATTTGAAGCAATTAAAGAAGCGGTTAATCGTTTATCATCCGGTGAATGCGGGGTGAAGGAATATCTTCTTTCCGATAAACAAACTGTTACAACTGATGAAACCGAGATCGTTCCGATGAAATGCAGCGGAAAAGTTTCAATTTATTATGAAGTTCATGGTCAACTTCCAGCCATCTACATTTTTGGTGGAGGACATGTTGGACAAGCATTACTTTATTTCCTATCTCCATTAAATTACTACTCCGTTTTGATTGATAACCGTCAGGAAATTATTGAGAAGAAAAATATTATTGCTTCAAAAATAATTCTGGAAGATTATGTTGCTTTTGCCAATTCATTCCAGCCACGCAAAAATGATTTTGTGGTAATATTAACTCAGGGACACAAATTTGATTTTGAAATTGTAAAATCAATGTACAAAGGAAAACTTGATGTTGCATATATTGGAGTGATTGCATCAATGAACAAAGCGAATGAACTGATTGAAAATCTAAAGCAGGATTTAGGCGAAGATGTCGATCTATCAAGATTGCACTCACCAATAGGATTAAAAATTGGTGGAAATACTGCTGCTGAAATTGCATTAAGTATTGTATCGGAAATTCAATCTGTAAGAAATTCAGCAATGTAA
- a CDS encoding FAD binding domain-containing protein — protein MSYSLNFICNNEEIQTSINPATVVLDFLRKHQKLTGTKEGCREGDCGACAILVGEPVNGGMKYRTVNSCLLPILAVNGKHIVSIEGLNSAKLNPIQQAIVDEGATQCGFCTPGFIISITGYFLSNKKINYDAAINYISGNICRCTGYTSIKNAVKKIFEALNSKQQLNENTIEKLISLGVVPEYFSEIPSRLRELNSTLLMERITGLSEVFVGGGTDLFVQKPEQLLKSKIIIENDQEQNQEQDISGIRLIGDNIILDSRTTISEFQNSEIIKKYFPEMEVQLNLFGSPQIRNRATIGGNIINASPIGDMTNILISLGAVLNLSDGETERNIAIKDFYLGYKNLDKKEEEFLKSIVIPIPKGNYKFNFEKISRRTYLDIASVNTTIYIEVNENTIADVRLSAGGVAPFPFYLKNTCKCLLGKEINYSIVREAAAIAQTEISPISDVRGSAEYKSLLLHQLIIAHFIKLFPSLIDLEEIV, from the coding sequence ATGAGCTACTCACTAAACTTCATTTGCAATAATGAAGAAATACAAACGTCAATCAATCCCGCTACAGTTGTTTTAGATTTTCTGCGCAAGCATCAAAAACTAACTGGTACAAAGGAAGGATGCCGCGAAGGAGACTGCGGTGCTTGTGCAATTTTAGTTGGCGAACCTGTTAATGGAGGAATGAAATATCGAACTGTAAACTCTTGCCTTCTTCCAATACTTGCAGTCAATGGAAAACACATAGTTTCAATTGAAGGATTAAACTCAGCTAAGCTTAATCCAATACAGCAAGCTATTGTTGATGAAGGTGCCACGCAATGTGGATTCTGCACACCGGGATTTATCATTTCAATTACCGGATATTTTCTCTCCAACAAAAAAATAAATTATGATGCTGCTATAAATTATATAAGTGGAAATATTTGTCGCTGTACTGGCTATACTTCTATTAAAAATGCGGTAAAGAAAATATTTGAAGCATTGAACTCCAAACAGCAGTTAAATGAGAATACAATTGAAAAATTAATTTCTCTTGGAGTGGTTCCGGAATATTTTTCAGAAATCCCGTCACGTCTAAGAGAATTAAATTCCACTTTGTTGATGGAAAGGATTACTGGACTTTCAGAAGTTTTTGTTGGTGGCGGAACAGATTTGTTTGTTCAAAAGCCGGAACAACTTTTAAAATCAAAAATTATTATCGAAAATGATCAAGAACAAAATCAAGAGCAAGATATTTCAGGAATAAGATTGATTGGAGATAATATTATTCTTGACTCAAGAACTACAATATCAGAATTTCAAAATTCGGAAATAATTAAGAAGTACTTCCCGGAAATGGAAGTTCAGTTAAATCTTTTTGGCTCACCACAAATTAGGAATCGTGCAACAATTGGCGGTAACATTATAAATGCTTCGCCGATTGGTGATATGACAAATATTTTAATATCACTTGGGGCAGTTCTTAATTTAAGCGATGGAGAAACCGAGCGAAATATTGCAATAAAGGATTTTTATCTTGGTTATAAAAATCTCGATAAAAAAGAAGAGGAATTCTTAAAATCCATAGTTATTCCAATTCCCAAAGGAAATTACAAATTCAACTTTGAAAAAATATCCAGACGAACTTACCTTGATATTGCCAGCGTTAATACCACCATCTACATCGAGGTAAATGAAAATACTATTGCGGATGTCCGCCTTTCTGCTGGCGGTGTTGCGCCTTTTCCGTTCTATCTAAAAAATACTTGCAAATGTTTGCTGGGAAAAGAAATCAATTATTCTATTGTTAGGGAAGCGGCTGCAATTGCGCAAACTGAAATTTCTCCAATTAGCGATGTTCGCGGTTCGGCTGAATATAAAAGTCTGCTTCTTCATCAGTTGATCATTGCGCATTTTATTAAACTCTTTCCTTCCTTAATTGATTTGGAGGAAATTGTATGA
- a CDS encoding RtcB family protein: protein MEIGGIQLNKVNDNLWEIPLTGKMKVPGRIYISEEMIKKQLENDEALKQVVNVACLPGIQRFSLAMPDIHWGYGFPIGGVAATDFEEGVISPGGVGYDINCGVRLAATSLEYSSVQSKIGKLVENLFKNIPTGVGASGAIKKVSVKEVKEILAEGSHWAIKNGFGAAEDISFTEEGGRLDGADPDVVGERALERGLDQVGTLGSGNHFVEVDVVDEIYDETAASAFGLFKNQIVIQIHTGSRGLGYQVCDDYLKVLIKAESKYGFDLPDKQLVCAPIKSKEGMDYLGAMQSAANFAWNNRQVIMHLVKKSFLQTFNMLEKDLGFQLVYDVCHNIAKIEKHKIDGEIKKVCVHRKGATRAFAPGSELIPDKYRGVGQPVLIPGDMGRYSYVAVGTDKAMNDTFGSSCHGAGRTQSRHKAMKNAKGRNIIEELSKLGIVVQAKGMRTIAEEMPEAYKDVSDVVNVMHNAGITNKVAKLRPVGVIKG, encoded by the coding sequence ATGGAAATAGGCGGAATTCAATTAAATAAAGTAAATGATAATCTTTGGGAAATTCCTTTAACTGGAAAGATGAAAGTTCCTGGTCGGATTTATATTTCCGAAGAAATGATAAAAAAACAATTAGAAAATGATGAAGCGCTTAAACAAGTTGTAAATGTTGCCTGCCTGCCAGGCATCCAAAGGTTTAGTTTAGCAATGCCGGACATACACTGGGGATATGGATTTCCAATTGGCGGTGTTGCTGCAACAGATTTTGAAGAAGGTGTCATTTCACCAGGTGGTGTTGGTTATGATATTAACTGCGGTGTAAGGCTTGCGGCAACTTCTCTTGAATATAGTTCTGTGCAAAGTAAAATTGGAAAACTTGTTGAAAACCTGTTCAAAAACATTCCAACCGGAGTTGGTGCAAGCGGTGCAATAAAAAAAGTATCAGTCAAAGAAGTAAAAGAAATTCTTGCTGAAGGATCCCACTGGGCAATTAAAAACGGATTTGGTGCTGCGGAGGATATTTCTTTTACAGAAGAAGGCGGGCGATTGGATGGAGCCGATCCTGATGTTGTTGGTGAAAGAGCCCTTGAAAGAGGTCTAGATCAGGTTGGAACACTCGGCTCAGGAAATCATTTTGTAGAAGTTGATGTGGTTGATGAAATTTATGATGAAACAGCTGCCTCCGCATTTGGATTGTTCAAGAATCAAATTGTAATTCAAATTCATACCGGCTCGCGCGGTTTGGGTTACCAGGTATGCGATGACTATTTAAAAGTGCTGATTAAAGCAGAAAGTAAATATGGATTCGATCTTCCGGATAAACAGCTTGTTTGTGCACCAATCAAATCGAAGGAAGGAATGGATTATTTAGGAGCAATGCAATCTGCTGCAAATTTTGCATGGAATAACCGCCAGGTAATTATGCATCTCGTAAAGAAAAGTTTTTTGCAAACATTTAATATGTTGGAGAAGGATTTAGGATTTCAACTTGTTTACGATGTTTGCCATAATATTGCCAAGATAGAAAAACATAAAATCGATGGTGAAATAAAAAAAGTTTGCGTTCACAGAAAAGGTGCTACAAGAGCATTCGCTCCGGGGAGCGAGCTCATTCCGGATAAATATCGGGGAGTTGGGCAGCCGGTGTTAATTCCTGGTGATATGGGAAGATACTCATATGTTGCAGTTGGAACCGATAAGGCAATGAATGATACGTTTGGAAGTTCATGCCACGGTGCTGGCAGAACACAGAGCCGCCACAAAGCAATGAAGAATGCTAAAGGCAGAAATATTATTGAGGAGCTTTCAAAACTCGGAATAGTGGTTCAGGCAAAGGGGATGAGAACAATTGCAGAGGAAATGCCGGAGGCTTATAAAGATGTATCTGATGTTGTAAATGTTATGCACAATGCCGGCATAACAAATAAAGTTGCTAAGCTTAGACCGGTTGGAGTGATTAAAGGTTAA
- a CDS encoding archease, whose translation MSYKFIDHTADIAIEVKGKTLEELFTSSAMAWRESVTDAELLDSNQEKKLTLCSELLEILLVDFLNELNYYLQVKKWMMNSIERIGIYSTGKEWSLEAVINGSEFSPQIHSLKVEIKAITFHQMKIENINGEFATRIIFDI comes from the coding sequence ATGAGTTACAAATTTATAGATCATACTGCTGATATTGCAATTGAAGTAAAAGGTAAAACCTTGGAAGAACTTTTTACTTCTTCTGCAATGGCGTGGCGGGAATCAGTTACTGATGCTGAGTTGTTAGATTCGAATCAGGAAAAAAAATTAACTCTTTGTAGTGAACTTCTTGAAATTCTCCTCGTTGATTTCTTAAATGAATTGAATTATTATCTGCAAGTAAAAAAATGGATGATGAATTCAATTGAAAGAATAGGAATTTATTCTACCGGTAAAGAGTGGAGTTTAGAGGCGGTTATCAACGGCAGTGAATTCTCTCCGCAAATACATTCCTTGAAAGTAGAAATAAAAGCAATTACTTTTCATCAGATGAAGATTGAAAACATCAATGGTGAATTTGCAACAAGAATCATCTTCGATATTTAA